One Vitis vinifera cultivar Pinot Noir 40024 chromosome 8, ASM3070453v1 genomic window carries:
- the LOC109122993 gene encoding uncharacterized protein LOC109122993 codes for MSKLASMLVKHQEESKNWKGCIGPKIEAKVQENIAKGAVYPVTPFKNGVFGVCIGRALLNVDILNRTCTCRGWQMLGIPCEHAIAVIISIGQNVTDFVDDCYKYLMQELIYGGSFSDIETYDMPTVDDDGLVRSITGEVFFSLKPPHTKRAPERPRKKRIESQFQDKRTVYCSRCHMSGHNKKTCKNPLP; via the coding sequence ATGTCCAAGTTAGCTTCTATGCTTGTAAAGCATCAAGAAGAGTCCAAGAATTGGAAAGGGTGTATAGGGCCAAAAATTGAAGCTAAGGTGCAGGAAAATATTGCAAAGGGTGCGGTGTATCCAGTCACACCGTTCAAGAATGGAGTATTTGGGGTATGTATCGGGAGAGCCTTGTTGAATGTAGACATTCTGAACCGTACATGCACTTGTAGGGGTTGGCAAATGTTGGGAATCCCTTGTGAGCATGCCATAGCCGTCATTATTTCCATTGGTCAAAATGTTACTGATTTCGTCGATGATTGCTACAAATACCTAATGCAAGAGTTGATATATGGGGGCTCTTTCTCCGACATAGAGACCTATGACATGCCTACTGTGGACGATGATGGTTTGGTTCGATCTATCACCGGGGAGGTGTTCTTCTCTCTAAAGCCTCCACATACAAAGCGCGCTCCCGAAAGGCCAAGGAAGAAACGCATTGAGTCTCAATTTCAAGATAAACGAACTGTTTATTGCTCTCGTTGTCATATGTCCGGCCACAACAAAAAAACCTGCAAAAATCCTTTGCCCTAA
- the LOC109122994 gene encoding uncharacterized protein LOC109122994: MHICPFVAQCVKQFPKIPHADRVVADYALAEMGDPSEILCDMYEMYIRQEELSCLNAGRWVNSMQAPPARAHFFEPSFSVVLSNLKSNATTQVILERCAMYLDPDTLGHDLSSCDMINEHS; this comes from the exons ATGCATATCTGTCCGTTTGTTGCCCAATGTGTTAAACAATTCCCAAAAATACCTCATGCAGATCGGGTAGTAGCAGATTATGCTTTGGCTGAAATGGGTGATCCTAG TGAGATTTTGTGCGACATGTATGAGATGTACATTAGACAAGAGGAACTTTCTTGTCTAAATGCAGGGCGGTGGGTTAATTCAATG CAAGCACCACCAGCTCGCGCACACTTTTTTGAGCCTTCGTTCTCG GTTGTTCTGAGCAATCTCAAATCTAATGCAACCACGCAAGTCATCCTGGAAAGATGCGCTATGTATCTGGATCCTGACACATTGGGCCATGATCTTAGTTCATGTGACATGATAAATGAACATAGCTAA